In Polyangiaceae bacterium, the genomic window GCCCACGCGCACCTGCACCAGGCGCAGACGGGGCTCTGGTCGGACGTGGACGAGGACGGCGACCTCGACCTCTTGCTGCTCTCGCCGGGTCCCGGCCCGCGCATGCTGCTGCTCCGCAACAAGGGCACGCCGGGCCACCACTTCCTGGAGCTCGACCTGCGCGGCACGACCTCGAACCGCTCCGCCATCGGCGCTCGGGTCTACGTCACCTCCGGCGGCGTCACGCGCATGCGCGAGGTGCAGTCGCAGTCGCGCCACCCGGGCTCGCGCTGGGTGCACGTGGGCCTGGGCACCAGCGCGAGCATCGACAAGCTCGAGGTGCGCTGGCCGAACGGCGTGAAGGAGACCATCACGGGCGCGAGCGCCGACAAACGCTGGCGGGTGGTCGAGGGCAGCGGACAGGCGGTCCTGCCCTGACCGCATCGTCGCGTCCGTCTCGGCCCTGGGTCGTCGCGGGTCGCGTCTCCTGGCTGATCTTCCTGCGCTGGCTCTGGCTGGTGGCGGCGGCCGTGGTGTTCCTGGCGCTCGCGGGGGCGGTGCTGGCGGACTCGACGGCTTGGCTCGACTCGCCGCTGATCAGTCTGGCGGAGCGCACGCGCGGCGCTCGACTCACCTCCGTCATGGCGGCGCTCACCTGGCTCGGCAATGGACCCACGCTGGCCGGCGTGGCGCTCGTCGCGGCGCTCGCGCTGCTCGGGCTCGGGCAGCGCGTGCCAGCGCTGTACGTCGCGGTCGCGTCGGCGGGGGCCGGCGCGCTCAACTCGCTGCTCAAGCTGGCGTTCTCGCGCCCGCGCCCGGTGACCTTGGCACACCTCGCGCAGGCCGGCGGCTTCAGCTTTCCGAGCGGGCATGCCATGGCGAGCGCGTCCATCTACGGCGCGATCGCGGTGGTGGCCGTGCTGCGCTTCCCCGAGCGGCGCTGGTGGGTAATCGGCGCGTGCGCCCTCGTAGTGCTCGCGATCGGCGCGTCGCGGGTCTACTTGGGCGTGCACTATCCGAGCGACGTGATCGCCGGTTGGGCCCTCGGTGCCTCCTGGCCGCTGTGGCTCCAGCCGCTGCTCCTGGCGCGGAGCTCGATTGGGGCGCGTCCGCCGGCGTGATACACGGGCCGCATGATCGTCGGCGTCCCCAAGGAAGTGAAGGCCCACGAATACCGCGTCGCGCTGCTGCCCGTGGGGGTGGAGGAGATGCGCCGCTCCGGGCACGGCGTGCTCATCGAGCGCGGCGCGGGCCTCGGCAGCGGCATCTCGGACGCCGACTACGAGCAGAACGGCGCCACGCTGGTGGACAAGCGCGAGGAGATCTGGCGCGAGGCGGACCTGATCGTGAAGGTCAAGGAGCCCCAGGCCGACGAGATCCCGCTGATGCGCGAGGGTCAAGTCGTGTTCACCTATTTCCACTTCGCGGCGGACGAGGCGCTGACCCGCGGCTGTCTCGCCTCCGGCGCGTCGTCGGTGGCCTACGAGACGCTGCGCGACGAGCTGGGCCGGCTGCCGCTCTTGACCCCGATGAGCGAGGTCGCCGGGCGCATGAGCATTCAGGAGGGCGCCAAGTACCTGGAGCGCCCGCAGGAGGGCAGGGGCATTCTGCTCGGCGGGGTCCCCGGGGTGGAGCCCGCTCACGTGGCCGTCTTGGGCGGCGGCATCGTGGGCACGAACGCGGCCAAGGTCGCCGCCGGCTTCGGCGCCAGCGTCGCCATCCTGGACGTGAACATGGATCGGCTGCGCTACCTGGACGACATCATGCCCAAGAACGTGACCACGCTGTTCAGCGACCGGCACACGATCCGCGAGCAGATCCAGCGCGCGGATCTGGTGGTGGGCGCCGTCTTGATCGAAGGCGCGCGCGCGCCGCGCCTGATCGAGAAGCGAGACCTGGCCTCGATGAAGAACGGCGCGGTGATCGTGGACGTGGCCGTGGATCAGGGGGGCTGCGTCGAGACCACGCGGCCGACCACTCACGGCCAGCCCACCTACATCGTGGACGGCGTGATCCACTACTGCGTGGCCAACATGCCGGGGGCGGTGGGGCGCACCAGCACCTATGCCCTCTGCAACGTGACCTTGCCCTACGCGCTGAAGATCGCCCGCTGGGGCCTGAGGGAGGCCTGCAAGCTCGACCCACGCATCGTGAGCGCCGTGAACCAACACGCCGGCAAGGTCACCAACAGAGCCGTCGCGGGGACCTTCGGCCTGGACTACTCGCCGTTCACACCGTGAGCTTGTCGCCCGGATCCGGGCTGTGCACGTTGGCGAAGCCCTTCTCGCCCAGCATGTCGGAGAGCACGCGCATCGGCACCGGATCGCCGTGGACCAAGACCACGCGCTCCAGCTCGCCGCGCGTGCGCGCCTCCTGCGCGTAGTCCATCAAGTCGCGCTGGTCGGCGTGGGCGGAGAAGCCGTTCAGGACGTGGACCTCGGCGTGCACTGGCGTCATGGTGCCGAAGATCTTCACCTGCGAGCGGCGCTCGACCAGCCGGCGCCCCAGCGTGTGCGGTGCCTGGTAGCCGACGATGAGCACGGCGTTCTTGCTGTCGCTGACCCCGGCCTTCAGGTGGTGGAGGATGCGGCCGGCCTCGCACATGCCGCTGGCGCTGATGACGATGCAGGGCCGGTTCGAGGCGTTCAGGGCCTTGCTGTCCTCGACGTCCGAGATGTAGTGCAGGTCGTCGAAGTCGAAGGGGGAGTGCCGGCCCTCCAACAGCTCCAGCGCCTCTTCGTCCAGGCACTCGGGGTGCAGCTTGAACACGTCGGTGATCTTCACCGCCAAGGGCGAGTCCACGTACACCGGAATGGGTGGCAGGCGCCCCGCCTCGCGCAGGCCCTTGAGGGCGTAGACGATCTCCTGCGCGCGCTCCAGGGCGAAGGACGGGATGATCACCTTGCCGCCGCGGTCGTAGACCTTCTTGATGATGCCGGCGAGCTCGTCGTCCATCTGCTCGATGGGCTTGTGCAGCCGGTCGCCGTAGGTGCTCTCGGTGATCAGCACGTGGGCGTGCTCGGGGACCTCCGGGTCGCGCAGGATGGGCATGCGCCGCCGGCCCAGATCCCCGGTGAACACCAGACGCCGCTGTTTGCCGTCCTCCTCGACGTCGAGCACGGTGATGGCGCTGCCCAGCACGTGCCCGGCGTCGTAGAAGCTGAGCCGGACGCCGTCGGCGATGGGCAGCTTGCGCCGGTAGGGCAGGGTCACCATGCGGGCGAGCACCTCGAGCACGTCGCGCTCGTCGTAGAGCGGCTCGACCCGCTCCATGTCGCTCTCGCCCTTGTCGATCAGCTTGTTGATGAACTTCGCGTCGCTGGCCTGGATCATCGCCGCGTCGGTCAGCATGGCGGCGCACAGGTCGCGGGTGGCGTTGGTGGCGTAGATCGGGCCGTCGAAGCCGTGCTTGACGAGCGCGGGCAAGGCGCCGGAGTGATCGATGTGCGCGTGGCTCAGGACCACGGCGTCCACCTTGGTCGGATCCA contains:
- a CDS encoding MBL fold metallo-hydrolase; its protein translation is MEIEFVGAAKTVTGSKHLIRTKHATILLDCGLWQGQRRETIERNRDLGLDPTKVDAVVLSHAHIDHSGALPALVKHGFDGPIYATNATRDLCAAMLTDAAMIQASDAKFINKLIDKGESDMERVEPLYDERDVLEVLARMVTLPYRRKLPIADGVRLSFYDAGHVLGSAITVLDVEEDGKQRRLVFTGDLGRRRMPILRDPEVPEHAHVLITESTYGDRLHKPIEQMDDELAGIIKKVYDRGGKVIIPSFALERAQEIVYALKGLREAGRLPPIPVYVDSPLAVKITDVFKLHPECLDEEALELLEGRHSPFDFDDLHYISDVEDSKALNASNRPCIVISASGMCEAGRILHHLKAGVSDSKNAVLIVGYQAPHTLGRRLVERRSQVKIFGTMTPVHAEVHVLNGFSAHADQRDLMDYAQEARTRGELERVVLVHGDPVPMRVLSDMLGEKGFANVHSPDPGDKLTV
- a CDS encoding phosphatase PAP2 family protein is translated as MAAAVVFLALAGAVLADSTAWLDSPLISLAERTRGARLTSVMAALTWLGNGPTLAGVALVAALALLGLGQRVPALYVAVASAGAGALNSLLKLAFSRPRPVTLAHLAQAGGFSFPSGHAMASASIYGAIAVVAVLRFPERRWWVIGACALVVLAIGASRVYLGVHYPSDVIAGWALGASWPLWLQPLLLARSSIGARPPA
- the ald gene encoding alanine dehydrogenase, with amino-acid sequence MIVGVPKEVKAHEYRVALLPVGVEEMRRSGHGVLIERGAGLGSGISDADYEQNGATLVDKREEIWREADLIVKVKEPQADEIPLMREGQVVFTYFHFAADEALTRGCLASGASSVAYETLRDELGRLPLLTPMSEVAGRMSIQEGAKYLERPQEGRGILLGGVPGVEPAHVAVLGGGIVGTNAAKVAAGFGASVAILDVNMDRLRYLDDIMPKNVTTLFSDRHTIREQIQRADLVVGAVLIEGARAPRLIEKRDLASMKNGAVIVDVAVDQGGCVETTRPTTHGQPTYIVDGVIHYCVANMPGAVGRTSTYALCNVTLPYALKIARWGLREACKLDPRIVSAVNQHAGKVTNRAVAGTFGLDYSPFTP